From Hydrogenimonas cancrithermarum, a single genomic window includes:
- a CDS encoding AAA family ATPase, with product MKILRLRSRNINSLKGENEIDFVSFLNGSSLFAITGETGSGKTTLLDVITCALYGRTARLSKGSEVQELMSRGTGEAMCEVEFEVKGKHYRSSWTLRRARGKPDGNFQSAKMELVSLPNEEIIEAKASKVPKKIEALTGLDFDRFTQSMMLAQGGFDAFLKAEEKERSKLLEKITGTKIYSEISKIVFERAREGREVIKLIETELGAIGCLPEEESRELEKMLTEKNEEEKRQKVLVERAQKVYEIKHTFVSLQKDMETYTKDEATAQQEIERSKTLFEKLTLSDKALSVSAVYERKKEMERSLEESTDKLKSLKEEVATLTQKKRTLEAERAKMEALRTQGKADYETLSAKIQKARELQSRLDETRKQIVEKERDITKKEGELAATRAKLDALTEKEAKLKDDIGSCEAYRNGHRADRTLVSDIEIIATLLESHRNDLRQIEEITKRIDETKTKQTDTLTALSAADEQLKQRKTEADEAARLYEEADRHVKSLEAQEERLQQSKRTQEAILARLESFGSDTKLLEQERENYKHHMASMQSLTVQKDALNGKIETMREHLQTLQTTKEKELLIQKYEKDRKRLQEGEACFLCGSTEQPYIEHSDALTASETDDRIFSLQRQLTEEESRLTELERKLGIEETQANSAQLEYQKIEARIAEHESFFKAHDVVVSEESEANVRESMEAAASKLSRLTGLRTKRDALLAEKEKKREAYLDAERVTGTLRNDLSRLERDLEHDKENLKKHQQSLGKHEEKLNGYWNIYGLSFEISTLMTHYTQLKQRKAAYERNEKALQESTEQYNKIKLEIGTHTSTIKSEERTLDTMRKEFKTLRERAMLIEQAKKEVLDVEDIEAYTASVEKKWQEIQQAFNALSNDFHVTTAALLDRELIFKTTSEAHLKKQEESEKLTEGFNSEMKKKGFESEQMLEDALLPEAEREALRSTCEALNSKLTEAMTRKRDTEAKLTALQDKDISDKTLEVLLEEKRKQEELYGALREALGKIKSRLDTDAQNRQRHKAKLEELADHRESQQVWEKLNELIGASDGAKFAKFAQGITLDQLIYLANKHLAFLSDRYAIVRLREEGQQLEIAVIDKYQGDEIRPSNTLSGGESFLVSLSLALGLSELASQKISIDSLFLDEGFGTLDTDTLDIALNALNMLESRGKMVGVISHVETMKERIPLQIKIHKSGGGESRVELVGQTSPSLIRQEF from the coding sequence ATGAAGATTTTGCGATTGAGATCAAGAAACATCAATTCACTCAAGGGAGAGAACGAGATAGACTTCGTATCGTTTCTCAACGGAAGCTCCCTCTTTGCCATTACGGGTGAGACAGGCTCGGGCAAGACGACCCTGCTCGATGTAATCACCTGTGCACTCTATGGACGTACCGCAAGACTCTCCAAGGGTTCGGAAGTGCAAGAGCTCATGTCAAGAGGTACGGGTGAGGCGATGTGCGAAGTGGAATTCGAGGTCAAGGGAAAACACTACCGATCCTCTTGGACACTGCGTAGAGCGAGAGGAAAGCCGGACGGGAACTTTCAATCTGCCAAAATGGAGCTTGTCTCCCTTCCCAATGAAGAGATCATCGAAGCCAAAGCGAGCAAAGTGCCTAAAAAGATCGAAGCGCTTACCGGGCTTGACTTCGACCGCTTTACCCAGTCTATGATGCTGGCACAGGGTGGGTTCGACGCTTTCTTGAAAGCGGAAGAGAAAGAGCGCTCCAAACTGTTGGAGAAGATCACTGGAACGAAGATATACAGCGAGATATCCAAAATCGTCTTTGAACGCGCCAGAGAGGGTCGCGAAGTGATCAAGCTGATAGAGACCGAGCTTGGCGCAATCGGGTGTCTGCCCGAAGAGGAGAGTCGAGAGCTTGAAAAGATGCTTACGGAAAAAAACGAAGAGGAAAAGAGACAGAAAGTGCTTGTGGAACGCGCCCAAAAAGTCTATGAGATAAAACACACGTTCGTTTCTTTGCAAAAAGACATGGAGACCTATACCAAAGACGAAGCGACAGCGCAACAAGAGATAGAACGCAGCAAAACTCTCTTTGAAAAGTTGACACTTTCGGACAAAGCACTATCTGTCAGTGCCGTCTATGAGCGTAAAAAAGAGATGGAGCGTTCCCTCGAGGAGAGCACTGACAAATTGAAGTCGCTCAAGGAAGAGGTCGCGACACTTACGCAAAAGAAGCGGACGCTTGAAGCGGAGAGAGCGAAGATGGAAGCGCTCCGTACCCAAGGCAAAGCGGACTACGAAACCCTAAGCGCAAAGATACAAAAAGCCAGAGAGTTGCAAAGCAGGTTGGATGAGACCCGTAAGCAGATCGTGGAGAAAGAGCGCGATATCACCAAAAAAGAGGGAGAACTCGCAGCCACCAGAGCCAAACTCGACGCACTCACAGAGAAGGAGGCAAAACTCAAAGATGATATAGGGAGTTGCGAGGCATATAGAAACGGTCATCGAGCAGACCGCACACTGGTGTCGGATATCGAGATCATAGCGACACTGCTTGAAAGCCACCGGAACGATCTAAGACAGATAGAGGAAATCACGAAGCGCATAGACGAGACCAAAACGAAACAGACTGACACCCTAACGGCGCTTTCCGCTGCGGATGAACAGTTGAAACAACGCAAAACGGAAGCAGATGAGGCGGCACGACTCTATGAAGAAGCCGATAGGCACGTCAAAAGTCTCGAAGCGCAGGAAGAGCGACTACAACAGTCGAAAAGAACGCAGGAAGCGATCTTGGCTCGGCTTGAATCGTTCGGAAGCGATACCAAACTGCTTGAGCAGGAGCGTGAGAACTATAAGCATCATATGGCATCCATGCAGTCTCTTACGGTACAAAAAGATGCCTTGAACGGCAAGATCGAGACCATGCGAGAGCATCTTCAAACCCTCCAAACCACGAAAGAAAAAGAGCTGCTGATCCAAAAGTACGAAAAGGATCGCAAAAGACTTCAAGAGGGGGAGGCGTGTTTCCTCTGTGGTTCGACCGAACAGCCTTATATCGAACACAGCGATGCGCTTACCGCCTCCGAAACGGACGATAGAATCTTCTCGTTGCAGCGACAACTTACCGAAGAAGAATCGCGTCTGACCGAACTTGAAAGAAAACTCGGCATAGAGGAGACACAAGCGAATAGCGCACAGCTTGAATATCAAAAGATCGAGGCGAGAATTGCCGAGCACGAAAGCTTCTTTAAAGCACACGACGTAGTGGTATCGGAAGAGAGCGAAGCGAACGTGCGGGAGAGCATGGAGGCGGCAGCCTCTAAATTATCCCGACTAACCGGCTTACGCACTAAACGGGATGCCCTGCTTGCAGAAAAAGAGAAGAAGCGCGAAGCCTATCTCGATGCAGAAAGGGTAACAGGCACGCTCAGGAACGACCTTTCCCGTCTTGAGCGCGACCTCGAACACGACAAAGAGAACTTGAAAAAGCACCAGCAAAGCCTCGGTAAGCACGAGGAAAAACTTAACGGATATTGGAACATTTACGGGCTGTCGTTCGAGATCTCCACACTTATGACACACTATACGCAGCTCAAGCAGAGGAAAGCCGCCTACGAGCGCAACGAAAAAGCGCTTCAAGAGAGTACAGAGCAATACAACAAGATAAAACTTGAGATCGGTACGCATACAAGTACCATAAAGAGCGAAGAGCGAACACTCGACACTATGCGAAAGGAATTCAAAACACTCCGGGAACGAGCGATGTTGATCGAACAGGCGAAAAAAGAGGTATTGGACGTAGAAGATATAGAAGCCTACACCGCATCGGTCGAAAAGAAGTGGCAGGAAATTCAACAGGCTTTCAATGCCTTATCGAACGATTTCCATGTGACGACGGCTGCGCTGCTTGATAGAGAACTAATCTTCAAGACAACGAGCGAAGCGCATCTCAAGAAGCAGGAAGAGAGTGAAAAGCTTACCGAAGGATTTAATTCCGAGATGAAAAAAAAGGGTTTCGAGAGCGAACAGATGTTGGAAGATGCCCTGCTTCCCGAAGCGGAAAGGGAGGCGCTGCGGTCAACCTGTGAGGCGTTAAACTCCAAGCTTACAGAGGCGATGACCAGAAAACGCGATACCGAGGCAAAACTCACCGCACTCCAAGATAAGGATATTTCCGACAAAACGCTCGAGGTGCTACTGGAAGAGAAGCGTAAGCAGGAAGAGCTTTACGGCGCACTCCGGGAAGCGCTCGGGAAGATAAAGAGCCGACTCGACACAGATGCGCAAAATAGACAGAGACATAAAGCGAAGTTGGAAGAGCTTGCCGATCACCGTGAGTCTCAACAGGTGTGGGAGAAACTCAACGAGCTTATCGGCGCTTCTGACGGAGCGAAGTTTGCCAAATTCGCCCAAGGTATCACCCTTGATCAGTTGATTTATCTTGCGAACAAGCATTTGGCGTTCCTCTCGGATAGATACGCCATCGTCAGACTCCGAGAGGAAGGGCAGCAGCTCGAGATCGCAGTGATCGACAAATATCAGGGGGATGAGATACGTCCGTCCAACACCCTTTCCG